In Triticum aestivum cultivar Chinese Spring chromosome 5B, IWGSC CS RefSeq v2.1, whole genome shotgun sequence, the following proteins share a genomic window:
- the LOC123110251 gene encoding uncharacterized protein codes for MASLCAKASAGHLRVYGPPLLHEGALSMEEREQDTSLLLIKMGHHRNEAVKLLASHPDLLRFLDAATCVGLLDPVSNMVVSALLAAAADPVGGASALVGADKDVERRSLDGLVAFLTCFFPHLTDWEAVRYLVLAQADPLVAARIVVEDRRTKCFRPGSAATNGALKLALKCAMVAAKHPCPSELAGVWLSLCSSLDTLEKAVSVLNSPGHILHTLAKQTPDVPCPAPVGIASSLIRPWELAARRSEHAATVTCQHSWSLRRVLLHTIHGFYLQALARMPGGELRSRYHRSMLKAGHCYGPFDPVTNIIVNTIWYEATFPPLSQLDDLDILGTLNLMRIEAQSLYGLVSFLCTHDKDLNADQAIRFLLDTDLNLAATKQCSGVQEEQEEAFRPAAIAAWHPRPDAQAGFLGSCWKPQVLSLLTDNGAQQELSSKCVQQLAMLLSSAFNSTGMSVQQKQPVAVYERAFNLSMSEGRKQRRDHKRISRKVKAALSRYEMQDSGHACYQLHVICGVNVSVSGRDWKRKTRFDDDYYHHIHANFLVMRDVGSVGSVPVLFFAELSNDDDGDKDSQLLCCPVDFPTPGAEPVRCLFCELEGIRIVHPASGEGFHGHEVDFGKMVRGEDLYDNGYYREVYNNDRILSNSDYVTDWMHDGLEEDYMYLGSNDFTIKEDDGHESDEYGDE; via the exons ATGGCCAGCCTCTGTGCCAAGGCCAGCGCCGGCCATCTCCGCGTCTACGGCCCGCCGTTGCTTCATGAAGGCGCCCTGTCCATGGAGGAGAGGGAGCAGGACACATCGCTCCTCCTCATCAAGATGGGGCACCACCGCAACGAAGCCGTCAAGCTGCTCGCCTCGCACCCCGATCTGCTACGGTTCCTCGATGCGGCGACCTGCGTCGGCCTGCTCGATCCGGTCTCCAACATGGTCGTCAGCGCCCTTCTTGCCGCCGCAGCAGATCCCGTCGGCGGGGCCTCGGCGCTCGTCGGCGCCGACAAGGACGTGGAGCGGCGCTCCCTCGATGGCCTCGTCGCCTTCCTCACCTGCTTCTTCCCTCACCTCACCGACTGGGAGGCCGTCAGGTACCTTGTCCTCGCCCAAGCCGACCCGCTCGTTGCCGCGCGCATCGTCGTCGAGGACCGCCGCACCAAGTGCTTCCGCCCAGGCTCCGCGGCCACCAACGGCGCCCTCAAGCTCGCTCTCAAGTGCGCAATGGTGGCCGCCAAGCATCCGTGTCCCTCCGAGCTCGCAGGCGTGTGGCTGTCCTTGTGCTCCTCCCTCGACACCCTTGAGAAGGCCGTCTCCGTGCTCAATTCCCCCGGCCACATCCTCCACACTCTGGCCAAGCAGACGCCAGATGTCCCTTGTCCTGCTCCTGTTGGCATTGCCAGCAGCCTCATCAGGCCATGGGAGCTTGCCGCCCGTCGCAGTGAGCACGCCGCCACGGTGACCTGCCAGCATTCCTGGTCACTAAGGCGAGTGCTCCTACATACGATCCATGGTTTCTACCTGCAGGCACTCGCCAGGATGCCGGGCGGCGAGCTGCGGTCTCGCTACCACCGTAGCATGCTCAAGGCTGGCCATTGCTACGGCCCTTTCGATCCTGTCACCAACATCATCGTCAACACCATCTGGTACGAAGCCACCTTCCCACCACTGAGTCAACTGGACGACCTCGACATTCTCGGCACCTTGAACCTGATGCGGATTGAAGCACAATCCTTGTATGGACTTGTCTCTTTCCTCTGCACCCATGACAAAGATCTCAATGCCGATCAGGCCATAAGGTTCCTGCTCGACACGGATCTCAACTTGGCCGCGACAAAGCAGTGCAGCGGTGTccaggaagaacaagaagaagccttCAGGCCTGCTGCAATTGCGGCATGGCACCCCAGGCCTGATGCCCAAGCAGGATTCCTCGGTTCATGCTGGAAGCCTCAAGTCCTGTCACTGCTGACAGATAATGGGGCCCAACAAGAGCTCTCCTCTAAGTGTGTCCAGCAGCTTGCCATGCTATTGTCATCTGCTTTCAATTCCACTGGCATGTCAGTCCAGCAGAAGCAGCCAGTTGCCGTTTATGAACGGGCGTTCAATCTTTCCATGTCGGAGGGACGCAAACAGCGAAGGGATCATAAAAGAATCTCCAGAAAGGTCAAGGCTGCACTAAGCAGATATGAGATGCAGGATTCG GGGCACGCCTGTTATCAGCTTCATGTCATCTGCGGTGTGAATGTATCCGTATCTGGTCGTGACTGGAAGCGAAAAACTCGTTTTGATGATGACTACTACCATCACATACATGCCAACTTTCTGGTGATGCGGGATGTTGGCTCTGTAGGTTCAGTTCCAGTACTCTTCTTTGCTGAACTTAGCAATGACGATGATGGCGACAAGGATAGCCAGCTTTTATGTTGCCCCGTGGATTTTCCAACACCAGGGGCTG AGCCAGTGCGCTGCCTTTTCTGCGAGCTAGAAGGGATCAGGATTGTGCACCCGGCTAGTGGGGAGGGATTCCATGGGCACGAGGTGGACTTTGGGAAGATGGTCCGCGGAGAAGATCTATATGACAACGGCTACTATCGGGAGGTGTACAACAACGATCGCATTCTAAGTAATAGCGATTATGTTACGGACTGGATGCACGATGGACTCGAGGAGGACTACATGTACCTAGGTAGCAATGACTTCACCATCAAGGAAGACGACGGCCATGAGTCGGATGAGTATGGAGACGAGTAG